A genome region from Aestuariivirga litoralis includes the following:
- a CDS encoding alpha/beta hydrolase, with protein MTKLGAAVLKGNALESAKVICILSHGRGQSPEAMEDDILRRLDAPGVAFVLPRAAGKSWYDAKAVDALTEKTKAQLSDSLDVLRALVAELPAKTPVVMAGFSQGACLSIEYAMHFGPWNGALVAFTGCRVGTLDDERPAKDVTGLPAYISGSDADSWIPISAFSEAVQELGAARARVRADVFPLRGHEVSEAEISVLQNTLTHFTESAGLPW; from the coding sequence ATGACGAAGCTTGGCGCCGCAGTGCTGAAAGGCAACGCGCTGGAGAGCGCCAAGGTGATCTGCATTCTGTCGCATGGCCGCGGGCAATCACCCGAAGCGATGGAGGATGATATTTTGCGGCGGCTTGATGCGCCCGGCGTGGCCTTCGTGCTGCCGCGCGCGGCGGGCAAGAGTTGGTATGATGCCAAGGCCGTTGATGCGCTGACGGAGAAAACGAAGGCACAGCTTTCGGATTCGCTTGATGTGCTGCGGGCGCTGGTAGCGGAATTGCCCGCGAAGACGCCGGTGGTGATGGCCGGCTTCAGCCAGGGCGCATGCCTGTCGATCGAATATGCGATGCATTTCGGACCGTGGAATGGTGCGCTTGTTGCCTTCACTGGATGCCGCGTGGGCACACTTGATGATGAGCGACCGGCCAAGGATGTGACCGGGCTTCCGGCTTATATTTCGGGGTCTGATGCTGACAGCTGGATTCCGATTTCGGCGTTCTCTGAAGCGGTGCAGGAACTGGGCGCGGCGCGGGCGCGGGTTCGCGCAGATGTGTTCCCCCTGCGCGGGCATGAAGTGAGTGAAGCCGAAATCAGCGTGTTGCAAAATACGCTGACGCATTTTACCGAAAGTGCGGGGTTGCCATGGTGA
- a CDS encoding VOC family protein yields MSLISGYHHLTMSTDGAQEDFDFFTKTLGLHSVKRTVLFDGVLPVYHLYYGSKNGDASTIFTTFPFRKPGVFGRRGTNQTKIIQAAIPVGASEFWVNRLNERGVKAKKTTRFGINRVALEHPCGIHFELVENPGDRRESITNDKQGIGKDHGIKGIYGVGVSVADRSAMDDFFTIAIPMKKLADNHEGLAFAVPENNGLTSVVEVLHDNTTPQGTWTLAGGTIHHVALNTGNEENQMKLRAHIEGLGFTDISEQKDRNYFKSCYVRSPGGALFEIAWTVPEGWAKDEPVGHTGQTLVFPPWFEDRRAEMVAGLEAANFDT; encoded by the coding sequence ATGAGCCTGATCAGTGGCTATCATCACCTGACCATGAGCACCGATGGCGCTCAGGAAGATTTCGACTTCTTCACCAAGACGCTGGGGCTGCATTCAGTCAAACGCACAGTGCTGTTTGACGGCGTGCTGCCGGTTTATCACCTGTATTACGGATCGAAGAATGGCGATGCCTCGACCATCTTCACAACCTTCCCGTTCCGCAAGCCCGGTGTGTTTGGCCGGCGCGGCACCAACCAAACCAAGATTATCCAGGCCGCCATTCCGGTTGGGGCTTCGGAGTTCTGGGTGAACCGGCTCAATGAGCGCGGCGTGAAAGCCAAAAAGACAACGCGCTTCGGCATCAACCGCGTGGCGCTGGAACATCCGTGTGGCATTCATTTCGAGCTTGTCGAAAATCCCGGTGACCGGCGCGAGTCGATCACCAATGACAAGCAGGGCATTGGCAAGGATCACGGCATCAAGGGCATTTATGGTGTGGGTGTTTCGGTGGCGGATCGTTCCGCGATGGATGACTTCTTTACGATAGCCATTCCAATGAAGAAGCTGGCCGACAATCACGAGGGCCTCGCCTTCGCGGTGCCGGAAAATAATGGGCTCACTTCGGTTGTTGAAGTTTTGCATGACAACACGACGCCGCAGGGAACGTGGACACTTGCTGGCGGCACCATTCATCATGTTGCGCTCAATACCGGCAATGAAGAAAACCAGATGAAGCTGCGCGCGCATATCGAGGGCCTGGGCTTCACTGATATTTCCGAGCAGAAGGACCGGAACTATTTCAAGTCTTGCTATGTGCGCTCGCCCGGTGGTGCGCTGTTTGAAATCGCATGGACGGTGCCGGAGGGCTGGGCGAAGGATGAGCCTGTGGGCCACACAGGCCAGACGCTGGTATTCCCGCCGTGGTTCGAAGACCGCCGCGCCGAAATGGTAGCCGGGCTGGAGGCCGCGAATTTCGACACATGA